One Alligator mississippiensis isolate rAllMis1 chromosome 1, rAllMis1, whole genome shotgun sequence genomic window carries:
- the LOC132249263 gene encoding zinc finger protein 883-like, producing MGEVDSLRPAKDQWHKGQGMTPKQENVAANEVPSLVGHWSEEGKEARKSPRCRDEYVMLRHQKRQKGKVHWRETLHANQGSVGGLRGKQEPTTKRRGRDHSCPECRKSFSCPLRLALHKIKHAGEKPHVRATCGKSLTSLSVQRMQQPHGCTRCGKSFRQPSSLARHRCMHAREKRHPCSVCGKSFISLSKLARHQLTHTGEKPHKCSECGMSFAQSCNLNVHQRIHTGEKPHHCSVCGKSFTQSSSLNVHQRIHTGEKPHRCSVCGKSFTYPSHLARHQLIHEQAKPRQSSECGKHFTHYGNLTQHQGICTGEKPHKCSVCGKHFTQSFSLTKHQCIHTGEKPHQCSDCGKSFTWSSALVRHQLIHIGEKPHQCSVCGKSFTWSSELVRHQLVHTGEKPHHCSVCGKSFTQSSSLTVHQRIHTGEKPHQCCVCGKSFTWSSSLVRHQLIHIGEKPHQCSVCGKSFTWSSELVRHQLVHTGEKPHHCSVCGKSFTQSSSLTKHQRMHTGEKPHHCSVCGKSFTQSSSLTKHQRIHTGEKPHQCSVCGKSFTWSALVRHQLIHIGEKPHQCSVFAKNFTSSYSLVQHQLIYTRKKPHQCSECGKSFTSSSSLTVHKRIHTGEKPYQCSECGKSFIHSSYLAKHKRIHTGEKPYQCSVCGKSFARSSYLAQHQRIHKEEKPRHCS from the coding sequence atgggtgaggtggattccctgagACCAGCGAAGGACCAGTGGCACAAGGGCCAGGGGATGACCCCAaagcaggagaatgtagcagCGAACGAGGTCCCATCTCTAGTTGGGCAttggagtgaagaagggaaagaagcccGAAAGAGCCCAAGGTGCAGGGATGAATATGTCATGCTGAGACACcagaagaggcagaaaggaaaggtccactggagagagacactgcatgcaaaccaaggcagtgtggggggcctcagagggaagcaggagcccaCCACCAAGCGCAGGGGGAGAGACcactcctgccctgagtgcaggaaAAGTTTTAGCTGCCCCTTgcgcctggctctgcacaagataaagcatgctggggagaagccccatgtacGTGCCACGTGTGGGAAGAGCTTGACcagcctctctgtgcagaggATGCAGCAGCCACACGGCTGCACaaggtgtgggaagagcttcaggcagccctccagtctagccaggcacaggtgcatgcacgcAAGGGAGAAGCGTCatccttgctctgtgtgtgggaagagcttcatctccTTGTCCAAACTGGCTCGACACCAGCTTacccacacgggggagaagccacataagtgcTCTGAATGTGGGATGAGCTTCGCCCAATCCTGCAACCTGAAtgtgcaccagcgcatccacactggggagaagccacatcactgctctgtgtgtgggaagagcttcacccaatctTCCTCCCTGAAtgtgcaccagcgcatccacactggggagaagccacatcgctgctctgtgtgtgggaagagtttcacctacccctcccacctggcccggcatCAACTGATCCACGAGCAGGCGAAGCCACGTCAGTCCTCTGAGTGTGGGAAGCACTTCACCCATTATGGCAACCTGACCCAGCACCAGGGCATctgcaccggggagaagccacataagtgctctgtgtgtgggaagcaCTTCACCCAATCCTTCTCCCTGACCAAGCACCAGtgcattcacacaggggagaagccacatcagtgctctgactgtgggaagagtttcacctggtcTTCTGCCCTGGTCCGGCATCAGCTGATCCACataggggagaagccacatcagtgctctgtgtgtgggaagagtttcacctggtcCTCCGAGCTTGTCCGGCATCAGCtggtccacacaggggagaagccacatcactgctctgtgtgtgggaagagcttcactcaatCCTCCTCCCTGACtgtgcaccagcgcatccacactggggagaagccacatcagtgctgtgtgtgtgggaagagtttcacctggtcTTCTTCCCTGGTCCGGCATCAGCTGATCCACataggggagaagccacatcagtgctctgtgtgtgggaagagtttcacctggtcCTCCGAGCTGGTCCGGCATCAGCtggtccacacaggggagaagccacatcactgctctgtgtgtgggaagagcttcactcaatCCTCCTCCCTGACCAAGCACCAGCGcatgcacacgggggagaagccacatcactgctctgtgtgtgggaagagcttcacccaatcctcctCCCTGaccaagcaccagcgcatccacacaggggagaagccacatcagtgctctgtgtgtgggaagagtttcacctggtcTGCCCTGGTCCGGCATCAGCTGATCCACataggggagaagccacatcagtgctctgtgtttGCGAAGAATTTCACCTCATCCTACAGTCTGGTCCAGCATCAGCTGATCTACACGAgaaagaagccacatcagtgctctgagtgtgggaagagtttcacctcgTCCTCGTCCTTGACCGTGCACaagcgtatccacacaggagagaagccatatcagtgctccgagtgtgggaagagcttcattcaTTCCTCCTATCTTGCCAAGCacaagcgcatccacacaggggagaaaccatatcagtgctctgtgtgtgggaagagctttgcgcGATCCTCCTACCtagcccagcaccagcgcatccacaaagAAGAGAAGCCGCGTCATTGCTCTTAG